A window of the Natronomonas salina genome harbors these coding sequences:
- a CDS encoding 4Fe-4S dicluster domain-containing protein yields MSEGVMGTGEGTRIFPDVEACIDCGGCVVACKRTWDVPRDDQRIDIMTMMEGQSGPQGDNEAKVQNLQGDEAPGETHIPMQCYHCDNAPCVSVCPTDALQKEEDRFVRVHDDLCVGCQYCLSGCPFGAPQFPDGDDGKAAVAGTGGIMDKCTGCHERQLADKGPACAEECATDAILVGSTGDIADELASRDTGSFFNDEALEIIFGEEARHFQ; encoded by the coding sequence ATGAGCGAGGGCGTGATGGGCACCGGCGAGGGGACGCGGATCTTCCCCGACGTCGAGGCCTGCATCGACTGCGGCGGCTGCGTGGTCGCCTGCAAGCGCACCTGGGACGTCCCCCGGGACGACCAGCGCATCGACATCATGACCATGATGGAGGGCCAGTCCGGCCCGCAGGGCGACAACGAGGCGAAGGTCCAGAACCTCCAGGGCGACGAGGCGCCCGGGGAGACCCACATCCCGATGCAGTGCTACCACTGCGACAACGCCCCCTGCGTGTCGGTCTGTCCGACCGACGCCCTCCAGAAGGAAGAGGACCGGTTCGTACGGGTCCACGACGACCTCTGTGTCGGCTGCCAGTACTGCCTGTCGGGCTGTCCGTTCGGCGCCCCGCAGTTCCCGGACGGCGACGACGGGAAGGCCGCCGTCGCCGGGACCGGCGGCATCATGGACAAGTGCACCGGCTGTCACGAGCGCCAGCTCGCCGACAAGGGGCCGGCCTGCGCCGAGGAGTGCGCGACGGACGCCATCCTCGTCGGCTCCACCGGCGACATCGCCGACGAACTCGCGAGTCGGGACACGGGCTCGTTCTTCAACGACGAGGCCCTCGAGATAATCTTCGGCGAGGAGGCCCGCCACTTCCAGTGA
- a CDS encoding molybdopterin-dependent oxidoreductase has protein sequence MSESDPVRIDLDRRSFMKASTLAGGVVFGGGVTGHVLGDSERQADAGGDSAETSKVICNYCAVGCGFKAVKEGNAFVGQEPWFENPINNGALCSKGAGILETEHSPKRLRHPMKKEDGEWRKITWDEAYREIAETWEETVEEYSRESTMLLGSAHHANETAYVSRKFGAFMGTNNVDHQARICHSPTVTGLANTWGFGAMTNTINDYRNFDLLLIIGQNPAESHPIAMQHILEGQKRGGTIVSIDPRYTKTSAHADYYYRMRPGTDVATMMGLLKYLRDRGELDDEFLDGRTMGWPDVDAELDQYDLETVADITWLSESDLRDIGDLIAEHSPQIQIEWAMGGTQHNNGTQNIRAYALFSLATGSAARSGGGLQVMRGHANVQGATDMGVDASILPGYYSVSSPGSWEHWADVWDQSPWTSGSTSFRELYDRFEMMPQPMWEGLGSPAAVETGSPDEGEDGDEGGGGEESPEGEGQQGEGSEGLEEQAPLEDPDPRSMMFQKGLTVARWYEAALQREDRLLESELYQPDPLKLVFFWGHSANSISEMEKMKRAMEALDLLVVVDVFPAVAGTLPDDANVILLPASSQYEHVRSVTNSHRSVQWSERAATPAHNSRPDLRIFQELAHHLGFGEHFDWGSGEGIHNDRSSYEDVLREIALGTRSIGYQHTPERLQEHLEYDYLFSTDTLQADAPGTPVDGDYWMLPWPYWGEDHPGSPIIWTKEADPREGGHDFRENWGEQAPTPEEWAEMDVDKPYPMQETYEQEGEAGLDLIADEFEAPWWDDQLVRGVPSYPAYSTLLPDDLTDPSAQTLPVRSALQEDVSVYDAAVAVDEQYGDEVDVDPADYEQYDYPQPDPPTGRGKARAVVWSFLDTVPVHREPIESPRPDLVEEWPANGQQQNTWRLDQNNAAVQEEATRAVHTELGGDTDQEGRTVILTSGRQVEHQGGGAETRNNEYTADRQPHMYAEINPEVAEALDVRGGEDHVVVTSADKGSILVKANVTERTSPEEIFLPYHWGGVFKGQDRTDDWPDGLEPLAIGDSVNVVTPSGFDAETQMQETKSGVVYLQKATESLLEELNMEFIDYPQDDNGLGTQKRYDVRDWDMMESH, from the coding sequence ATGAGTGAGTCGGACCCGGTGAGAATCGACCTCGACCGCCGTTCCTTCATGAAGGCGAGCACGCTGGCCGGCGGCGTCGTCTTCGGTGGCGGAGTCACCGGCCACGTCCTGGGCGACTCGGAGCGACAGGCCGACGCCGGCGGCGACTCCGCCGAGACGTCGAAGGTCATCTGCAACTACTGCGCCGTCGGCTGCGGGTTCAAGGCCGTCAAGGAGGGCAACGCCTTCGTCGGGCAGGAGCCGTGGTTCGAGAACCCCATCAACAACGGGGCGCTCTGCTCGAAGGGCGCCGGCATCCTGGAGACCGAACACTCCCCGAAGCGGCTCCGCCACCCGATGAAGAAGGAGGACGGTGAGTGGCGGAAGATCACCTGGGACGAGGCCTACCGGGAGATCGCCGAGACCTGGGAGGAGACCGTCGAGGAGTACAGCCGCGAGAGCACGATGCTGCTCGGGTCGGCCCACCACGCCAACGAGACGGCCTACGTCTCCCGGAAGTTCGGCGCGTTCATGGGCACGAACAACGTCGACCACCAGGCGCGCATCTGTCACTCGCCGACGGTGACGGGGCTGGCGAACACCTGGGGGTTCGGCGCGATGACCAACACCATCAACGACTACCGGAACTTCGACCTGCTGCTCATCATCGGGCAGAACCCCGCCGAGTCCCACCCGATCGCGATGCAGCACATCCTGGAGGGCCAGAAGCGCGGCGGCACCATCGTCTCGATCGACCCGCGGTACACGAAGACGTCCGCGCACGCGGACTACTACTACCGGATGCGGCCGGGGACCGACGTCGCGACGATGATGGGGCTGCTGAAGTACCTCCGCGACCGGGGCGAACTCGACGACGAGTTCCTCGATGGGCGGACGATGGGGTGGCCGGACGTCGACGCGGAACTGGACCAGTACGACCTCGAGACGGTCGCCGACATCACCTGGCTCTCGGAGTCAGACCTCCGGGACATCGGCGACCTCATCGCCGAGCACTCGCCGCAGATCCAGATCGAGTGGGCGATGGGCGGCACCCAGCACAACAACGGCACCCAGAACATCCGCGCGTACGCGCTGTTCAGCCTCGCGACGGGCAGCGCCGCGCGGTCGGGCGGCGGCCTCCAGGTGATGCGCGGCCACGCGAACGTCCAGGGCGCGACGGACATGGGCGTCGACGCCAGCATCCTGCCCGGGTACTACAGCGTGAGTTCACCGGGCTCCTGGGAGCACTGGGCCGACGTCTGGGACCAGAGCCCCTGGACCAGCGGCAGCACCTCGTTCCGGGAGCTGTACGACCGCTTCGAGATGATGCCCCAGCCGATGTGGGAGGGGCTCGGCTCGCCCGCGGCGGTCGAGACGGGGAGCCCCGACGAGGGCGAAGACGGAGACGAGGGCGGCGGCGGAGAGGAGTCCCCGGAGGGGGAGGGCCAGCAGGGCGAGGGGTCCGAGGGCCTCGAGGAGCAGGCCCCGCTCGAGGACCCCGACCCCCGGTCGATGATGTTCCAGAAGGGGCTGACCGTCGCCCGGTGGTACGAGGCGGCCCTCCAGCGGGAGGACCGCCTCCTGGAGTCGGAGCTCTACCAGCCCGACCCCCTGAAACTCGTCTTCTTCTGGGGGCACTCGGCGAACTCCATCAGCGAGATGGAGAAGATGAAGCGGGCGATGGAGGCGCTGGACCTCCTGGTCGTCGTCGACGTCTTCCCGGCGGTCGCGGGGACCCTGCCCGACGACGCGAACGTCATCCTGCTGCCGGCCTCCAGCCAGTACGAGCACGTCCGGTCGGTGACGAACTCCCACCGCTCGGTGCAGTGGTCCGAGCGGGCCGCCACGCCGGCGCACAACTCCCGGCCGGACCTCCGCATCTTCCAGGAGCTGGCCCACCACCTGGGCTTCGGCGAGCACTTCGACTGGGGGAGCGGCGAGGGCATCCACAACGACCGCTCCTCCTACGAGGACGTCCTGCGGGAGATCGCCCTCGGCACGCGCTCGATCGGCTACCAGCACACCCCGGAGCGGCTCCAGGAGCACCTGGAGTACGACTACCTGTTCAGCACGGACACCCTCCAGGCGGACGCGCCGGGGACTCCCGTCGACGGCGACTACTGGATGCTGCCGTGGCCCTACTGGGGCGAGGACCACCCCGGCTCGCCCATCATCTGGACCAAGGAGGCCGACCCCCGGGAGGGCGGCCACGACTTCCGGGAGAACTGGGGCGAGCAGGCGCCGACGCCGGAGGAGTGGGCGGAGATGGACGTCGACAAGCCGTACCCGATGCAGGAGACCTACGAGCAGGAGGGCGAGGCGGGTCTGGACCTGATCGCCGACGAGTTCGAGGCGCCCTGGTGGGACGACCAGCTCGTCCGGGGCGTCCCGTCGTACCCGGCGTACTCGACGCTGCTCCCCGACGACCTCACCGACCCGTCCGCCCAGACGCTGCCCGTCCGGTCCGCGCTCCAGGAGGACGTCTCGGTGTACGACGCCGCGGTGGCCGTCGACGAGCAGTACGGCGACGAGGTCGACGTCGACCCGGCGGACTACGAGCAGTACGACTACCCCCAGCCGGACCCGCCGACGGGTCGGGGGAAGGCCCGGGCGGTCGTCTGGAGCTTCCTCGATACGGTCCCCGTCCACCGCGAGCCCATCGAGAGCCCGCGGCCCGACCTCGTCGAGGAGTGGCCGGCCAACGGCCAGCAGCAGAACACCTGGCGGCTCGACCAGAACAACGCCGCCGTCCAGGAGGAGGCGACCCGCGCCGTCCACACGGAACTCGGCGGCGACACCGACCAGGAGGGCCGGACGGTCATCCTGACGTCCGGCCGGCAGGTCGAACACCAGGGCGGCGGCGCCGAGACGCGGAACAACGAGTACACCGCCGACCGCCAGCCGCACATGTACGCCGAGATCAACCCGGAGGTCGCCGAGGCCCTCGACGTTCGGGGCGGCGAGGACCACGTCGTCGTCACGTCGGCGGACAAGGGCTCGATCCTCGTGAAGGCGAACGTGACCGAGCGGACGTCCCCCGAGGAGATCTTCCTGCCGTACCACTGGGGCGGCGTCTTCAAGGGCCAGGACCGGACCGACGACTGGCCCGACGGCCTGGAGCCGCTGGCCATCGGCGACAGCGTCAACGTCGTCACCCCGAGCGGGTTCGACGCCGAGACCCAGATGCAGGAGACGAAGTCCGGCGTCGTCTACCTCCAGAAGGCCACCGAGTCGCTGCTCGAGGAACTGAACATGGAGTTCATCGACTACCCCCAGGACGACAACGGACTCGGGACGCAGAAACGCTACGACGTGCGGGACTGGGACATGATGGAGAGCCACTGA
- a CDS encoding TorD/DmsD family molecular chaperone, whose amino-acid sequence MTLDQQALYDARLELVDFLVAAFADVPDAEFVAGLLDGDVQLPDGEVNEPLDRGFDGVETFLAEARTRDPEAVQEELEREFTRLFVGPRPRILAHETYYLDDSDFRGAGLAEVEASYGAAGWTPPEDYPEENDYVAVELAFLRHLVGEQRAGREEAFGFQRVFHEEHLSAWIDDFAADVREETDEAFYEAVAWLLEGYVAFEEEVATQMA is encoded by the coding sequence ATGACGCTGGACCAGCAGGCCCTCTACGACGCTCGGCTCGAACTCGTCGACTTCCTCGTCGCGGCGTTCGCCGACGTCCCCGACGCCGAGTTCGTCGCCGGGCTCCTCGACGGCGACGTACAGCTGCCCGACGGCGAGGTGAACGAGCCGCTGGACCGGGGGTTCGACGGCGTGGAGACGTTCCTGGCCGAGGCCCGGACCCGGGACCCCGAGGCGGTCCAGGAGGAACTCGAGCGGGAGTTCACCAGGCTGTTCGTGGGACCGCGACCCCGCATCCTCGCCCACGAGACCTACTACCTCGACGACAGCGACTTCCGGGGGGCCGGCCTCGCGGAGGTCGAGGCCAGCTACGGCGCCGCCGGGTGGACGCCCCCGGAGGACTACCCCGAGGAGAACGACTACGTCGCCGTCGAGTTGGCCTTCCTCCGGCACCTCGTCGGCGAGCAGCGGGCCGGCCGGGAGGAGGCCTTCGGGTTCCAGCGCGTCTTCCACGAGGAGCACCTCTCGGCGTGGATCGACGACTTCGCGGCCGACGTCCGCGAGGAGACCGACGAGGCGTTCTACGAGGCGGTCGCGTGGCTCCTGGAGGGGTACGTCGCCTTCGAGGAGGAGGTCGCCACGCAGATGGCCTGA
- a CDS encoding cytochrome c oxidase subunit 3 gives MGSAGETSEGGEQHHGGPTPEDWPRGFGEATWWPVVTAVGAAGLYLGVALVMISRGAESLFVGPLPPVVIAGGVGVFLAGLYGWTYHGFVGHYWNQPSEGEGLDLRWGMVLFLVTDVMTFSAGFVYYFFVRTGSWPPGELPHLLSSLVLVNTALLVLSSVTLHFAHEAIREDHRRRFLALLGVTVLLGVVFVGGQLLEYYELLVVEGTSFNSVFGSAFFALTGLHGLHVALGVLLLGIVLARALSGQFTAERHVGVATVSMYWHFVDVVWIFLVVTLYVGAVL, from the coding sequence ATGGGCTCCGCTGGCGAGACGAGCGAGGGAGGCGAACAGCACCACGGGGGACCGACCCCCGAGGACTGGCCCCGCGGGTTCGGCGAGGCGACCTGGTGGCCCGTCGTCACCGCCGTCGGCGCCGCGGGCCTCTACCTCGGCGTCGCCCTGGTGATGATCTCCCGCGGCGCCGAATCGCTCTTCGTCGGCCCACTCCCGCCGGTGGTGATCGCCGGCGGCGTCGGCGTCTTCCTCGCCGGCCTCTACGGCTGGACCTACCACGGCTTCGTCGGCCACTACTGGAACCAGCCGTCCGAGGGCGAGGGCCTCGACCTCCGCTGGGGGATGGTCCTGTTCCTCGTCACCGACGTCATGACGTTCAGCGCCGGCTTCGTCTACTACTTCTTCGTCCGGACCGGCTCGTGGCCGCCCGGCGAGCTCCCGCACCTGCTGTCCTCGCTCGTGCTCGTGAACACCGCCCTGCTGGTCCTCAGCAGCGTGACGCTGCACTTCGCCCACGAGGCGATCCGCGAGGACCACCGCCGCCGCTTCCTCGCCCTCCTCGGCGTGACCGTCCTGCTCGGGGTCGTCTTCGTCGGCGGACAGCTCCTGGAGTACTACGAACTGCTCGTCGTGGAGGGGACGTCGTTCAACAGCGTCTTCGGCAGCGCCTTCTTCGCGCTGACGGGCCTCCACGGCCTCCACGTCGCCCTGGGCGTGCTACTGTTGGGGATCGTCCTCGCCCGCGCGCTCTCCGGCCAGTTCACCGCCGAGCGCCACGTCGGCGTCGCGACCGTCTCGATGTACTGGCACTTCGTCGACGTCGTCTGGATCTTCCTCGTCGTGACGCTGTACGTCGGCGCGGTGCTGTAG
- a CDS encoding DUF6789 family protein, protein MSENDGAVANSPTERDADLDARLDITPRVVLVSFLGGAAGLLAMVPVLFALPALLGLFRAEPLVEVAELGRVLGVEPSLALGAVVFALGGVVALPLLFVVAAAFLPPREPRYARGITFATIMWTGFVIAFWPGEYAGVIFLGVSLAAHWAYGYVLGRVTDHFAHISQHTI, encoded by the coding sequence ATGAGCGAGAACGACGGTGCGGTCGCGAACTCGCCGACGGAGCGCGACGCCGACCTCGACGCCCGGCTGGACATCACCCCGCGAGTCGTGCTGGTGTCGTTCCTCGGCGGGGCCGCGGGGCTGCTGGCGATGGTGCCGGTGCTGTTCGCGCTGCCGGCGCTGCTCGGGCTGTTCCGGGCCGAGCCGCTCGTCGAGGTCGCTGAACTCGGGCGCGTCCTCGGCGTCGAGCCGAGCCTCGCGCTCGGCGCGGTGGTCTTCGCCCTCGGCGGCGTCGTCGCGCTGCCGCTGCTGTTCGTCGTCGCCGCCGCCTTCCTCCCGCCGCGGGAGCCGCGGTACGCCCGCGGCATCACCTTCGCGACGATCATGTGGACCGGGTTCGTCATCGCCTTCTGGCCCGGCGAGTACGCCGGCGTCATCTTCCTTGGCGTCTCGCTGGCCGCCCACTGGGCCTACGGCTACGTGCTCGGACGGGTGACAGACCACTTCGCGCACATCTCCCAGCACACGATCTGA
- a CDS encoding cbb3-type cytochrome c oxidase subunit I — MFETIPGIAISAAVLLLLVAFFRLRGDAPAESVSDGGYVPARAGLTTHGKPTGLTRWLTTVDHKDIGLLYILFGTGAALWGATDAMMIRTELIVPETAIWGLETYNAVFTTHGFTMLFFFVTPVFTGIANYVLPMLLGADDLAFPRVNAIAFWLLPPSLLLVRGGLITEVAGKVLAVLPVPVGALLALEPVGVGWTMYTPLSTATANQQIDVALLGLHLSGIATTMAALNFIVTIFTERADDIGWNKLDIFSWNILVMSGLVIFAFPLLGSALVLLLLDRNFGTTFFAVEGGGPILWQHLFWFFGHPEVYILVLPAFGLTSFMLPKLVGRRLFGFRFIVYSTIAIGVLSFGVWAHHMFTTGMDPRMRASFMAISLAIAIPSAIKEFNWIATMWNGRLRLTAPLLCILGIMSTFVIGGITGVFLAAVPVDFVLHDTHYVVGHFHLIVVGVIPLSMVAASYYWFPIITGRMFNRRLAKAQALLLAVGTVFTFVPLLILGYLGMPRRYGVYPAEFTTLNQAASLGAFVLALSVVLWLVNMVQSARVGPVVEDADVWNLKETGQFTREWQWFEEQLEDRQAELSRGTDGSATSD, encoded by the coding sequence ATGTTCGAGACAATCCCCGGAATCGCGATCTCTGCGGCCGTACTGCTCCTCCTGGTAGCGTTCTTCCGACTGCGCGGCGACGCCCCGGCGGAGTCGGTCTCCGACGGCGGGTACGTCCCCGCCCGCGCGGGACTGACCACCCACGGCAAGCCCACCGGCCTCACGCGCTGGCTGACGACCGTCGACCACAAGGACATCGGCCTGCTGTACATCCTGTTCGGGACGGGGGCCGCGCTGTGGGGTGCGACCGACGCGATGATGATCCGGACCGAGCTGATCGTCCCGGAGACGGCGATCTGGGGGCTCGAGACGTACAACGCGGTGTTCACGACCCACGGGTTCACGATGCTGTTCTTCTTCGTGACGCCCGTCTTCACCGGCATCGCCAACTACGTGCTCCCGATGCTGCTGGGCGCCGACGACCTCGCGTTCCCGCGGGTCAACGCCATCGCGTTCTGGCTGCTCCCGCCGTCGCTCCTGCTGGTCCGCGGCGGGCTCATCACCGAGGTCGCCGGCAAAGTGCTGGCGGTGCTCCCGGTGCCCGTGGGCGCGCTGCTGGCCCTCGAGCCGGTCGGCGTTGGCTGGACGATGTACACGCCGCTGTCGACGGCGACGGCGAACCAGCAGATCGACGTCGCGCTGCTCGGCCTCCACCTCAGCGGCATCGCGACCACGATGGCGGCGCTGAACTTCATCGTCACCATCTTCACCGAGCGGGCGGACGACATCGGCTGGAACAAGCTCGACATCTTCTCGTGGAACATCCTCGTGATGAGCGGGCTCGTCATCTTCGCGTTCCCGCTGCTCGGCAGCGCGCTCGTCCTGCTGTTGCTCGACCGGAACTTCGGGACGACGTTCTTCGCCGTGGAGGGCGGCGGCCCCATCCTCTGGCAGCACCTCTTCTGGTTCTTCGGCCACCCCGAGGTGTACATCCTCGTGCTGCCGGCGTTCGGGCTGACGAGCTTCATGCTCCCGAAGCTGGTCGGCCGGCGGCTGTTCGGCTTCCGCTTCATCGTCTACTCGACGATCGCCATCGGCGTCCTCTCCTTCGGCGTCTGGGCCCACCACATGTTCACGACGGGGATGGACCCCCGGATGCGCGCGAGCTTCATGGCCATCTCGCTGGCCATCGCCATCCCCAGCGCCATCAAGGAGTTCAACTGGATCGCGACGATGTGGAACGGGCGGTTGCGGCTCACGGCGCCGCTGCTCTGCATCCTCGGGATCATGAGCACCTTCGTCATCGGCGGCATCACCGGCGTCTTCCTCGCGGCCGTCCCGGTGGACTTCGTCCTCCACGACACCCACTACGTCGTCGGCCACTTCCACCTCATCGTCGTCGGCGTCATCCCGCTGTCGATGGTCGCGGCGAGCTACTACTGGTTCCCGATCATCACCGGCCGGATGTTCAACCGCCGGCTGGCGAAGGCCCAGGCGCTCCTGCTGGCCGTCGGGACCGTCTTCACGTTCGTCCCGCTTTTGATCCTCGGGTACCTGGGCATGCCGCGCCGCTACGGCGTCTACCCCGCGGAGTTCACCACGCTCAACCAGGCCGCCTCGCTGGGCGCGTTCGTCCTCGCGCTCAGCGTCGTCCTCTGGCTGGTGAACATGGTCCAGTCGGCCCGCGTCGGCCCCGTCGTCGAGGACGCCGACGTCTGGAACCTCAAGGAGACCGGCCAGTTCACCCGCGAGTGGCAGTGGTTCGAGGAGCAACTCGAGGACCGGCAGGCGGAGCTCTCCCGCGGGACCGACGGGTCGGCGACCTCCGATTGA
- a CDS encoding DUF6789 family protein has translation MNRISSAVAGGIAGTAVMTLMLLLLEVETRSAMDVFYVIALFVGTPEDPATGFALFVGAGIVAWPLLFIALEPYLPRGPDPAARGVVFAAVLWVPFVILGRGDIAGPLLIFYVAYTLFAHVAYGFTLGAVYGRLFDQLRQRGYR, from the coding sequence GTGAACCGGATCTCCAGCGCCGTCGCCGGCGGCATCGCCGGGACCGCCGTCATGACGCTGATGCTGCTCCTGCTGGAGGTCGAGACCCGCTCGGCGATGGACGTCTTCTACGTCATCGCCCTGTTCGTGGGGACGCCCGAGGACCCGGCGACCGGGTTCGCGCTGTTCGTCGGCGCCGGCATCGTCGCCTGGCCGCTGCTGTTCATCGCCCTGGAGCCGTACCTCCCCCGGGGGCCGGACCCCGCGGCCCGCGGCGTCGTGTTCGCGGCCGTCCTCTGGGTCCCCTTCGTGATCCTCGGCCGTGGCGACATCGCCGGCCCGCTGCTGATCTTCTACGTCGCGTACACGCTGTTCGCCCACGTGGCCTACGGCTTCACCCTCGGCGCGGTGTACGGACGGCTGTTCGACCAGCTGCGCCAGCGGGGGTACAGATGA
- the coxB gene encoding cytochrome c oxidase subunit II, with product MRSVRRASVVTALLALFALATGPSVVAASSVTEQLISRLNRQLLYMAVPIAVLVEVILLYTVWRFHDNDEPSPTRENRQLEITWTIATALVLLFVGTASFHVLAHPMVTSTPETAHGDYQPGEAPDDAVEVQVTTEQWAYTFDYPDANVTTSEELVIPANRTVYLYVTSEDVIHSVHVPELGLKQDAFPDQYQLIRTQTTGTGEYRMYCAELCGTGHAEMLSTVRVVEQQEYEAWLEQGGSNATANGTASGDTAPSGSNSTDGTPTGDSNATNATATAEPTAGGDA from the coding sequence ATGAGGAGCGTGCGCCGCGCCTCCGTCGTGACCGCGCTGTTAGCGCTGTTCGCGCTGGCGACCGGTCCGTCGGTCGTTGCTGCGAGCTCAGTCACCGAGCAGCTCATCAGCCGGCTCAACCGGCAGCTGCTCTACATGGCCGTCCCCATCGCCGTCCTCGTCGAGGTCATCCTCCTGTACACGGTCTGGCGGTTCCACGACAACGACGAGCCGTCGCCGACCCGCGAGAACCGCCAGCTGGAGATCACCTGGACGATCGCGACCGCGCTCGTCCTGCTGTTCGTCGGGACGGCGTCGTTCCACGTGCTCGCCCACCCGATGGTGACGTCGACCCCGGAGACCGCCCACGGCGACTACCAGCCCGGGGAGGCCCCCGACGACGCCGTCGAGGTCCAGGTCACCACCGAACAGTGGGCGTACACGTTCGACTACCCGGACGCCAACGTGACGACCAGCGAGGAACTGGTCATCCCGGCCAACCGGACCGTCTACTTGTACGTGACCTCGGAGGACGTGATCCACTCCGTCCACGTCCCGGAGCTCGGACTGAAACAGGACGCCTTCCCCGACCAGTACCAGCTGATCCGGACGCAGACGACCGGGACCGGCGAGTACCGCATGTACTGCGCGGAGCTGTGTGGCACCGGCCACGCCGAGATGCTGTCGACGGTCCGCGTCGTCGAGCAGCAGGAGTACGAGGCGTGGCTCGAGCAGGGCGGCTCGAACGCGACGGCCAACGGGACGGCGTCCGGTGACACGGCACCGTCCGGCTCGAACTCGACCGACGGGACGCCGACCGGCGACTCGAACGCCACGAACGCGACGGCGACCGCCGAACCGACGGCGGGTGGTGACGCGTGA